The following are from one region of the Candidatus Hydrogenedentota bacterium genome:
- a CDS encoding glycosyltransferase family 39 protein, whose product MAYPALIAAAAVLGTLATRLLGVGTSVEGWLYRMLAGFGLCALLAMLLGSSSLSLATTALYTIAAAGLLWEISRARRTHNAPAAAPAPAGAPLTLFDFISLGAVTGALLIALLSALAPVTSWDAAAAHLALPAAYARDGYIHALPGNGYSGYPHLLHSLYAAAYAGGGEQTVSLVNWTFGALACFAVYALGKRIENRRCGFAAAALLATAPVFLDQAGAPAIDLGFAAMTTAALAALAAWADERRDGWLLLSAALAGSACGARHAGLLVCMLLFAGVLWCGRARRFRAATLFAALAAVTALPWLARSTAVTGNPVFPLLSSVFPAHGMEHAALPGFGAAESVRDTGGAGLVTLMRFPWDIIMRPHLYDGWSRSPGGMVLALGMPGLVLGGRRALALGAFSIAGGTFFFFYQRLARYLLPFFLPMMVVAAVMTNRARWLWNGVAVLLTCAFVYGLALHVMTFQAKLPVLFGKQTREAYLREHIERFPVFEYANRYLADKGVILTPDQRTYYLEGPAFQNHAAMRRIAGLDAERQRAWLREHGIRYVIIPWTYLESSNELRDGLLPMFQQWQADLTHFRTVKDFQLPRMHGAGEEQVDILEFSGLS is encoded by the coding sequence ATGGCCTATCCGGCATTGATAGCAGCGGCAGCCGTTCTGGGGACGCTCGCGACGCGTCTGCTTGGCGTTGGCACGAGCGTGGAAGGATGGCTCTACCGCATGCTTGCGGGTTTCGGGCTCTGCGCGCTGTTGGCGATGCTCCTTGGCAGCAGCAGTCTCAGCCTGGCGACTACCGCGCTCTACACCATCGCCGCCGCGGGATTGCTTTGGGAAATTTCACGCGCCCGGCGCACGCACAACGCCCCTGCGGCAGCACCCGCGCCCGCCGGTGCCCCGCTGACCCTCTTCGATTTCATAAGTCTGGGCGCCGTTACAGGCGCTTTGCTTATCGCGCTCCTGTCGGCCTTGGCGCCCGTGACGAGTTGGGACGCGGCCGCGGCACATCTCGCGTTGCCTGCCGCATACGCGCGCGACGGTTACATACACGCGCTTCCCGGTAACGGATACTCGGGCTATCCTCACTTGTTGCACAGCCTGTATGCGGCGGCCTATGCCGGCGGCGGCGAACAGACCGTTTCACTCGTCAATTGGACCTTCGGCGCGCTCGCCTGTTTCGCCGTATACGCGCTCGGCAAACGCATCGAGAACCGGCGCTGCGGCTTTGCCGCCGCAGCGCTGCTCGCCACGGCGCCGGTATTCCTGGACCAGGCAGGTGCGCCTGCCATCGACCTGGGCTTCGCGGCGATGACAACCGCGGCCCTGGCCGCTCTGGCCGCGTGGGCCGACGAGCGCCGTGACGGCTGGCTCCTGCTCAGCGCCGCGCTGGCGGGCAGCGCCTGCGGCGCGCGCCACGCGGGCCTGCTCGTCTGCATGCTGCTGTTCGCGGGCGTCCTGTGGTGCGGGCGCGCACGGCGATTCCGCGCCGCGACGCTTTTCGCCGCGCTCGCCGCGGTCACCGCGCTGCCTTGGCTCGCGCGCAGCACGGCCGTTACCGGCAATCCCGTCTTCCCGCTATTGTCGTCTGTTTTCCCGGCGCACGGCATGGAACATGCCGCTCTTCCGGGTTTTGGGGCTGCTGAATCCGTGCGCGACACCGGCGGCGCCGGCCTGGTGACGTTGATGCGCTTTCCCTGGGACATCATCATGCGCCCGCACCTCTACGACGGCTGGAGCAGGTCGCCGGGCGGCATGGTGCTGGCGCTGGGCATGCCCGGGTTGGTTTTGGGCGGGCGCAGGGCGCTGGCGCTGGGCGCGTTCAGCATCGCGGGCGGCACGTTCTTCTTCTTCTATCAGCGTCTCGCCCGATACCTGCTGCCGTTCTTCCTGCCGATGATGGTTGTCGCCGCGGTGATGACCAACCGCGCGCGCTGGCTCTGGAACGGCGTCGCCGTGCTGCTGACGTGCGCCTTCGTCTATGGCCTGGCGCTCCACGTGATGACTTTCCAAGCCAAGTTACCCGTGCTGTTCGGAAAGCAGACACGCGAAGCATACCTGCGTGAGCATATCGAACGATTCCCCGTCTTCGAGTATGCGAACCGGTACCTCGCCGACAAGGGTGTGATTCTCACCCCGGACCAGCGCACCTACTACCTGGAAGGTCCCGCGTTCCAGAATCATGCGGCTATGCGGCGCATCGCCGGACTCGACGCGGAACGGCAGCGCGCGTGGCTGCGCGAACACGGCATCCGCTATGTGATCATTCCGTGGACGTACCTCGAAAGCTCAAACGAACTGCGTGATGGGCTCCTGCCCATGTTTCAGCAGTGGCAAGCGGACTTGACCCATTTCCGGACAGTCAAGGACTTCCAGCTGCCCAGAATGCACGGCGCGGGCGAAGAACAGGTAGACATCCTGGAGTTTTCGGGCCTTTCGTAG
- the dnaG gene encoding DNA primase, producing MASPQRYNRDHISEVLAAIDIVDVIGAYLELKPAGSRFRALCPFHTEKTPSFIVSRDRQMYHCFGCGKGGDAIAFIVEYEGLSFAEALHKLADRAGVRLPAVPNSDQRSDFLRTQAMELCRQAEHFYRETLRAPERGERGRRYLETRKLKHETVERFGVGYAPEGWSNLLDVARKKRFAQDVVEASGLFKRGERGSWYDMFRDRLIFPIRNPSGNTVAFGGRALAEGEAKYINSPETLIYKKGRVLYGLYEAREAIRREKRVLLVEGYIDLLRCFDAGIENVVATCGTALTSEQAAMIRRHVADVVVVYDGDAAGIQAALRGIGLLVAAGLQVRAMALPEGQDPDDFLRQAGAEAFQGLVEEAPDFITFCARMNQARLGSIEGKSAVAREMFAVLQHIEDQLRLDDYLKRGARELGLNEWSFRGEFEKFRRAGERPVRPREAAPSPRWSRDDIDFVAALVQSEPLRARARDALRAVTLEPGPVKDVLSAILGEETGGAELTPNFENDMAMSLYTAAATSEPPRGAAADSLVEKRLSRFEQEALRARAASLQAAIREAERAQDQERVVALLQEKVRVEQELREKTGLT from the coding sequence ATGGCCAGTCCGCAGAGGTACAACCGGGACCACATTTCTGAAGTACTTGCGGCAATCGACATTGTCGATGTCATTGGCGCATATCTCGAACTAAAACCGGCGGGATCGCGATTCAGGGCCCTGTGCCCCTTTCACACCGAGAAGACGCCCTCGTTCATCGTAAGCCGCGACCGGCAAATGTACCATTGTTTCGGCTGCGGCAAAGGCGGCGACGCCATCGCCTTCATCGTGGAGTACGAGGGACTCAGTTTTGCCGAGGCACTGCACAAGCTCGCGGACCGCGCGGGCGTGCGGCTGCCTGCCGTGCCGAACAGCGACCAGCGCTCGGATTTCCTGCGGACGCAGGCCATGGAGTTGTGCCGCCAGGCGGAGCACTTCTACCGGGAAACGCTGCGGGCCCCGGAGCGTGGCGAGCGAGGCCGCCGCTATCTGGAAACGCGAAAGTTGAAGCATGAAACCGTGGAACGGTTCGGCGTCGGATATGCCCCCGAGGGCTGGTCGAATCTCCTCGACGTGGCGCGCAAGAAACGCTTTGCACAGGACGTCGTCGAAGCCTCCGGTCTGTTCAAGCGGGGCGAACGCGGTTCCTGGTACGACATGTTCCGCGACCGGTTGATATTTCCCATACGCAACCCCTCGGGCAATACGGTGGCGTTCGGCGGCCGCGCGCTTGCCGAAGGCGAGGCGAAATACATCAACTCGCCCGAAACGTTGATCTACAAGAAAGGCCGCGTGCTGTACGGTTTGTACGAAGCGCGGGAGGCAATACGGCGCGAGAAACGGGTGTTGCTGGTCGAGGGCTACATCGATCTGCTGCGTTGTTTTGACGCCGGTATCGAAAACGTCGTGGCGACATGCGGCACGGCCTTGACTTCGGAACAAGCGGCCATGATCCGCCGCCACGTTGCGGATGTCGTGGTCGTATACGACGGCGACGCGGCGGGCATCCAGGCGGCGTTGCGCGGGATTGGGTTGCTGGTGGCGGCGGGCCTGCAGGTGCGTGCGATGGCCCTGCCCGAAGGGCAGGACCCGGACGACTTCCTGCGGCAGGCCGGCGCCGAAGCCTTTCAAGGTCTTGTAGAGGAAGCGCCAGATTTCATCACGTTCTGCGCCAGGATGAACCAGGCGCGTCTGGGCAGTATCGAGGGCAAGTCCGCGGTGGCGCGGGAGATGTTTGCCGTGCTGCAGCATATCGAGGACCAGTTGCGGCTCGATGATTACCTGAAACGAGGTGCGCGGGAGTTGGGTCTGAATGAATGGTCGTTCCGCGGGGAATTCGAAAAGTTCCGGCGAGCGGGAGAGCGGCCGGTGCGGCCCCGCGAGGCGGCGCCCAGTCCGCGTTGGAGCCGCGACGATATCGATTTCGTGGCGGCGCTCGTGCAGAGCGAGCCGTTGCGCGCCCGCGCGCGGGATGCGTTGCGAGCCGTAACGCTGGAGCCGGGCCCCGTGAAGGACGTGCTGAGCGCAATTCTCGGTGAGGAAACGGGCGGCGCGGAACTTACTCCGAATTTCGAGAATGATATGGCGATGTCGCTCTATACCGCGGCGGCGACCTCTGAGCCGCCCCGCGGCGCAGCCGCCGACTCCCTGGTTGAGAAACGGCTGTCCCGGTTCGAACAGGAGGCGTTGCGCGCGCGCGCAGCCTCGTTGCAGGCGGCCATCCGCGAGGCGGAACGGGCGCAAGACCAGGAACGGGTGGTGGCGCTTTTGCAGGAAAAGGTGCGCGTGGAACAGGAGCTTCGCGAGAAAACGGGGCTTACGTAG
- the rpoD gene encoding RNA polymerase sigma factor RpoD has translation MAVTSKTKAIESEKTRKALEEARKKGKVTYDELAEMLPEDAPVVDFDEVMVALSDMNVEVVDEFKIDTESQEQAKKQAAQARKQELKREAAHSRLERADDPVRMYLREMGRVPLLTKDQEVAIAKRIEAAEQELIEVLLHTPYTLKEITMIAARLLAGRLSFVQITDIEDPRTQHQFVKRLPELMEKIGALDVLIESQEKRQRRSRLSRKSRDNIKKRVDAYRSKQVEIIRQFCLKPKEIMKIARKIKGLRRRIHAARDEIDRVEREIGFEGRDVHKMAVQVRRSPVAAAKYNLDKDVVLDAERRLQLSLRRIEQIEADAKLGADEINALIDTVKAKEEKIYKAKMELVEANLRLVVSIGKKYTNRGMSFLDLIQEGNIGLMKAVDKFEYQRGYKFSTYATWWIRQAITRSIADQARTIRIPVHMIESINKLVRTSRRMVQQLGREPSPEEIAEEMIMSSDKVRSILKIAQEAISLETPVGDEGDSSFGDFIEDKSAENPANATAFSVFQEKLSEVLATLTEREEKVLRLRFGLGDGYPRTLEEVGSVFNVTRERVRQIEAKALRKMRHPTRARELKSFVEWSLNQ, from the coding sequence ATGGCGGTAACTTCCAAGACCAAGGCAATTGAATCCGAAAAGACACGCAAGGCGCTCGAAGAGGCTCGTAAAAAGGGCAAGGTAACCTACGACGAACTCGCCGAGATGCTGCCGGAAGACGCGCCGGTCGTGGACTTCGATGAGGTCATGGTAGCGCTGAGCGACATGAACGTCGAGGTCGTAGATGAATTCAAGATCGACACCGAGTCGCAGGAACAGGCGAAGAAGCAGGCGGCCCAGGCACGCAAGCAGGAACTCAAGCGCGAAGCGGCGCACAGCCGCCTCGAACGGGCGGACGACCCCGTGCGCATGTATTTGCGCGAGATGGGCCGCGTGCCCCTCTTGACCAAGGACCAGGAAGTCGCGATTGCCAAGCGGATCGAGGCCGCGGAACAGGAGCTCATTGAAGTCCTCCTGCATACGCCCTACACGCTCAAAGAAATCACGATGATTGCCGCGCGCCTGCTCGCGGGCAGGCTCAGCTTTGTCCAGATTACCGACATCGAGGACCCGCGGACGCAGCACCAATTCGTGAAGCGGCTGCCGGAACTCATGGAGAAAATCGGCGCGCTCGACGTGCTCATCGAATCTCAGGAAAAGCGGCAGCGGCGTTCCCGCCTTTCGCGCAAGAGCCGCGACAACATCAAGAAACGCGTCGATGCCTATCGCTCGAAGCAGGTCGAAATCATCCGCCAGTTCTGTCTCAAGCCCAAAGAAATCATGAAGATCGCGCGCAAGATCAAGGGGTTGAGGCGGCGCATCCACGCTGCGCGCGACGAGATTGACCGGGTCGAGCGCGAAATCGGGTTTGAAGGGCGCGATGTGCACAAGATGGCTGTGCAGGTGCGCCGCTCGCCTGTCGCCGCAGCCAAGTATAACCTGGATAAGGACGTCGTGCTCGACGCGGAACGGCGTCTGCAATTGTCGTTGCGCCGCATCGAACAGATCGAGGCCGACGCCAAGCTCGGCGCGGATGAAATTAACGCCCTCATCGACACAGTCAAGGCGAAGGAAGAAAAGATTTACAAGGCCAAGATGGAACTGGTCGAGGCCAACTTGCGGCTGGTCGTCAGCATTGGCAAGAAGTATACCAACCGCGGCATGTCCTTTCTCGACCTGATCCAGGAAGGCAACATCGGCCTGATGAAGGCCGTAGACAAGTTCGAATACCAGCGCGGCTACAAGTTCAGCACGTACGCCACGTGGTGGATCCGCCAGGCCATCACCCGCTCGATCGCCGATCAGGCGCGCACAATCCGCATTCCAGTGCACATGATCGAGAGCATCAACAAGCTCGTGCGCACGAGCCGCCGGATGGTCCAGCAGCTGGGCCGCGAACCGAGCCCGGAAGAGATCGCGGAGGAAATGATCATGTCTTCCGATAAGGTGCGCTCGATCCTCAAGATCGCTCAGGAGGCTATCAGCCTCGAAACGCCCGTAGGCGACGAAGGCGATTCGAGTTTCGGCGATTTTATCGAAGACAAGAGCGCCGAGAACCCTGCGAACGCCACCGCGTTCAGCGTGTTCCAGGAAAAGCTCTCCGAAGTGCTCGCGACACTCACCGAGCGCGAAGAGAAGGTGCTGCGGTTGCGGTTCGGCCTCGGTGACGGCTACCCGCGCACGCTGGAAGAAGTGGGCAGCGTATTCAACGTGACGCGCGAACGCGTGCGCCAGATCGAAGCCAAGGCGCTGCGCAAGATGCGCCACCCGACGCGCGCGCGCGAGTTGAAGTCATTCGTCGAGTGGAGTCTGAATCAATAG